The following proteins come from a genomic window of Candidatus Nitrospira nitrificans:
- a CDS encoding transglutaminase TgpA family protein: MPFEQALRFASIWLASTSFIGLTLGAGLPEWLAALTGAALIVALLRNAGGKSAKRLARYTLMSTTGWNLLVIVGFLGFWVDMLWISGELLPAGIHFLMILMIIKLFNLRLRRDYLHLYAVSLVAILASGSLTTELWYLPIFLLYLLAGVWTLLLFQLTKHPEEARILATSVAVQPQLPVAVSQVTPQLFWLANGLALTTFGLTLVIFFTIPRVGAGFYQKGFGENIRTSGFSETVNLGEIGPIKRDPSVVMRVELSDGPPHEAGRFYLRGVAFDQYDGKAWTNRLNYRRSVGEDAAGTFVLRTSRSLSSPRLGETIRQNILLEPLDTPVLFAAPFIERVSGKFPSVQSDLTGSVYLPFPSSSRIEYSVLSQSTPVLPADLSSEPSLYSESFLRHFLQVPPQSERIAVLAEELTRAQRTIYDKANAIQSFLTHNFRYSLDAPLTEQAQPLEEFLFTRKTGYCEHYATAMVIMLRTIGIPARLVTGFLATEWNEYGNYYVVRQQDAHAWVEVHLPHSGWITMDPTPPSIESVGSKSPTWHALGRMLDTIRLQWSRFFVQYSATDQLAVVRELKAGSTSARNKALESVSAFFSPFMALFEEMTDYASKGAIQALVKVLGPVLFGLALLLWLGIRRPWVKGTVSQKTTRDEQVIMRLYGRMIRLLARKGITKLTATPPLEFVRFTQERWSDAGSAVASITELYCRARFGQISPTREELSLAEDHLRDLTALDKS, encoded by the coding sequence ATGCCGTTTGAACAGGCCCTTCGGTTCGCGTCGATTTGGCTGGCATCTACCTCCTTCATCGGATTGACGCTTGGAGCGGGTCTGCCGGAATGGCTGGCTGCGTTGACCGGGGCTGCGTTGATCGTCGCTCTCTTACGGAACGCGGGAGGCAAGTCTGCGAAGCGACTTGCCAGGTACACGCTCATGTCAACCACCGGATGGAATCTTCTGGTGATCGTCGGCTTTCTTGGATTCTGGGTCGATATGTTATGGATCTCGGGCGAACTCCTTCCGGCCGGAATTCACTTCCTCATGATCCTCATGATCATCAAGCTGTTCAATCTCAGGCTTCGTCGCGACTATCTGCATCTCTACGCCGTCAGTCTCGTTGCGATTCTGGCTTCCGGGTCCCTCACGACGGAACTGTGGTATCTCCCGATTTTCTTGCTCTATCTGTTGGCTGGCGTGTGGACACTGCTGCTGTTTCAGCTGACCAAACATCCGGAGGAAGCCCGGATTCTCGCGACGTCGGTCGCCGTCCAACCACAACTCCCGGTAGCGGTCAGCCAGGTCACGCCGCAACTCTTTTGGCTTGCCAACGGGCTTGCACTCACGACCTTTGGGCTGACGTTGGTGATTTTCTTTACGATCCCCCGAGTCGGCGCCGGGTTCTACCAAAAGGGGTTCGGAGAGAACATTCGCACGTCCGGGTTCTCCGAAACGGTCAACTTGGGAGAGATCGGACCGATCAAGCGAGATCCCAGCGTCGTCATGCGGGTTGAGCTGTCCGATGGCCCTCCGCATGAAGCAGGCCGATTTTACCTGCGAGGCGTTGCCTTCGATCAATACGACGGCAAGGCTTGGACAAATCGGCTGAATTATAGGCGGAGTGTCGGTGAAGATGCGGCCGGGACGTTTGTCCTTCGCACGAGTCGGTCTCTCTCGTCACCTCGCCTCGGCGAAACCATCCGACAGAACATTCTGTTGGAGCCGCTTGACACCCCGGTTCTCTTTGCTGCTCCGTTTATCGAGAGAGTCAGTGGAAAGTTTCCAAGCGTCCAGTCCGACCTGACTGGTTCAGTCTATCTCCCGTTCCCCAGTTCGTCGCGGATCGAGTATTCCGTGCTTTCTCAATCCACCCCGGTCCTGCCGGCGGATCTCAGCTCGGAGCCCAGTCTCTACTCTGAATCGTTTCTCCGACATTTTCTGCAGGTCCCTCCCCAGTCCGAGCGGATTGCCGTCCTGGCCGAAGAACTCACTCGCGCACAACGCACGATTTATGACAAAGCCAACGCCATTCAATCATTCCTGACGCACAACTTTCGTTACAGCCTTGATGCGCCTCTGACAGAGCAGGCTCAGCCGCTTGAAGAGTTTCTCTTTACCCGCAAGACCGGGTATTGCGAACACTACGCCACAGCCATGGTGATCATGCTTCGGACGATCGGAATCCCGGCGCGTCTCGTGACGGGGTTTCTCGCCACCGAATGGAATGAATACGGCAACTACTATGTGGTCAGACAGCAAGACGCTCATGCCTGGGTGGAGGTGCACCTGCCGCATTCAGGATGGATCACGATGGATCCAACTCCTCCTTCGATCGAAAGCGTCGGCAGCAAATCCCCCACATGGCACGCGCTGGGACGAATGCTGGATACCATCAGGCTTCAATGGAGCCGATTTTTCGTGCAGTACAGTGCGACGGATCAGCTTGCCGTTGTGCGGGAATTGAAAGCAGGAAGCACATCGGCCCGCAACAAGGCGCTCGAATCCGTGAGCGCATTCTTTAGCCCGTTCATGGCCCTGTTTGAAGAAATGACGGACTACGCATCCAAAGGAGCGATACAGGCTTTGGTTAAGGTGCTTGGGCCTGTGCTGTTCGGCCTGGCCCTTCTTCTCTGGCTTGGGATCAGACGGCCCTGGGTCAAGGGGACTGTCAGTCAAAAAACGACTCGCGACGAACAAGTCATCATGCGGCTCTACGGAAGAATGATCAGGCTTCTCGCTAGGAAGGGGATTACTAAACTCACTGCGACGCCGCCCCTTGAGTTTGTTCGCTTCACTCAGGAGCGGTGGAGCGATGCCGGTTCAGCGGTCGCATCGATTACAGAGCTCTATTGTCGAGCACGATTCGGTCAAATTTCACCAACCAGAGAAGAATTATCACTTGCCGAAGACCATCTTCGAGACCTGACGGCACTCGATAAGTCCTAA